A part of Micromonospora chersina genomic DNA contains:
- the nucS gene encoding endonuclease NucS — protein MRLVIAKCSVDYVGRLSAHLPPATRLLMVKADGSVSIHADDRAYKPLNWMSPPCRLEEAPGVWRVVNKAGEELRITLEEVFQDTSYELGVDPGLRKDGVEAHLQELLAANPETLGEGFTLVRREYMTAIGPVDLLCRDANQGAVAVEVKRRGEIDGVEQLTRYLELMNRDPLLAPVTGVFVAQEIKPQARVLATDRGIRCVVVDYDRLRGIERDELTLF, from the coding sequence GTGCGGTTGGTGATTGCGAAGTGCTCGGTGGACTACGTCGGACGACTGTCGGCACACCTGCCGCCGGCCACCCGGTTGCTCATGGTGAAGGCGGACGGGTCGGTGTCGATCCACGCCGACGACCGGGCGTACAAGCCGTTGAACTGGATGAGCCCGCCGTGCCGGCTGGAGGAGGCCCCAGGCGTGTGGCGGGTGGTCAACAAGGCCGGCGAAGAGCTGCGCATCACCCTGGAGGAGGTCTTCCAGGACACCTCGTACGAGCTGGGCGTCGACCCGGGCCTGCGCAAGGACGGCGTCGAGGCGCACCTCCAGGAGCTGCTGGCCGCGAACCCGGAGACCCTCGGTGAGGGGTTCACGCTGGTGCGGCGGGAGTACATGACGGCGATCGGCCCGGTCGACCTGCTCTGCCGGGACGCCAACCAGGGCGCCGTGGCGGTCGAGGTGAAGCGGCGCGGGGAGATCGACGGTGTCGAACAGCTCACCCGCTACCTGGAGCTGATGAACCGCGACCCGCTGCTCGCCCCGGTCACCGGGGTGTTCGTGGCGCAGGAGATCAAGCCGCAGGCCCGGGTGCTCGCCACCGACCGGGGCATCCGCTGCGTGGTGGTCGACTACGACCGGCTGCGCGGCATCGAGCGCGACGAGCTGACCCTGTTCTGA
- a CDS encoding alpha/beta hydrolase, producing the protein MRSERHTVQANGITQAVRVAGPPDGVPVLLVHGNVSSAAFWEPLLPRLPETLRVVAPDLRGYGETDTAPVDATRGLGDFADDVAALLDAPGLFAPGARPVVVGHSLGGGVAMRLLVDRPDRVAGLLLEAPVSPYGFGGTRDLDGTPTTPDFAGTGAGTANPDFVARLAAGDRGADGPTSPRNVLRSAYVADPASLGGDEDLLLESMLTTATGNDNYPGTAVASGHWPGTAAGERGVLNALAPAHFRLADELVAVPAKPPVTWVRGDADVIVSDTSLFDLAYLGSLGVVPGWPGEADCPPQPMVGQTRAVLDAYAAAGGTYREVVLPGCGHSPHLERPAEFVAELLALAGVPTGV; encoded by the coding sequence ATGCGGAGCGAGCGGCACACCGTCCAGGCCAACGGCATCACCCAGGCGGTCCGGGTGGCCGGCCCGCCGGACGGCGTGCCGGTGCTGCTGGTGCACGGCAACGTGTCGTCCGCCGCGTTCTGGGAGCCGCTGCTGCCCCGGCTGCCGGAGACGCTCCGGGTGGTCGCCCCCGACCTGCGCGGATACGGCGAGACCGACACCGCCCCGGTCGACGCCACCCGCGGCCTCGGCGACTTCGCCGACGACGTGGCCGCGCTGCTCGACGCCCCCGGGCTGTTCGCCCCCGGCGCCAGGCCAGTGGTCGTGGGGCACTCGCTCGGCGGCGGGGTGGCGATGCGGCTGCTCGTCGACCGCCCCGACCGGGTGGCCGGGCTGCTGCTGGAGGCGCCGGTCTCCCCGTACGGCTTCGGCGGGACCCGGGACCTCGACGGCACCCCCACCACGCCCGACTTCGCCGGCACCGGCGCGGGCACCGCGAACCCCGACTTCGTGGCCCGGCTGGCCGCGGGGGACCGGGGCGCCGACGGCCCGACCAGCCCGCGCAACGTGCTGCGTTCGGCGTACGTGGCCGACCCGGCGTCGCTCGGCGGGGACGAGGACCTGCTGCTGGAGAGCATGCTGACGACCGCCACGGGGAACGACAACTACCCCGGCACGGCGGTCGCCTCGGGGCACTGGCCGGGCACCGCGGCGGGGGAGCGCGGGGTGCTCAACGCGCTGGCGCCGGCCCACTTCCGGCTCGCCGACGAGCTGGTCGCCGTCCCGGCCAAGCCGCCGGTGACCTGGGTACGCGGCGACGCCGACGTGATCGTCTCGGACACCTCGCTGTTCGACCTGGCGTACCTCGGGTCGCTCGGGGTGGTGCCCGGCTGGCCCGGGGAGGCCGACTGCCCGCCGCAGCCGATGGTCGGGCAGACCCGGGCGGTCCTCGACGCGTACGCGGCGGCCGGCGGGACGTACCGGGAGGTGGTGCTGCCCGGCTGCGGGCACAGCCCGCACCTGGAGCGGCCGGCCGAGTTCGTGGCCGAGCTGCTGGCGCTCGCGGGGGTGCCCACGGGGGTCTGA
- a CDS encoding FHA domain-containing protein, protein MEEHPELMPLLTVSGGAMRGLSFRVGRDPQLVGRAPSADIVLADPHLSRRHATVQATPDGVVLTDLGSTNGTWLNDQRIAGSVPLADGDVIRLGRTDLRFFDPGVARTDPVGMSFGQPRRDQRPTLPLPVPPTPRPPVEARGALPLAVDAHR, encoded by the coding sequence ATGGAGGAGCATCCGGAACTGATGCCGCTGCTGACGGTGTCGGGCGGGGCGATGCGGGGGCTGAGTTTCCGGGTCGGTCGGGATCCACAGCTGGTCGGCCGGGCGCCGAGCGCCGACATCGTGCTGGCCGACCCGCACCTGAGCCGCCGGCACGCCACGGTCCAGGCCACCCCCGACGGGGTGGTGCTCACCGACCTCGGCTCGACGAACGGCACCTGGCTCAACGACCAGCGGATCGCCGGCAGCGTCCCGCTCGCCGACGGAGACGTCATCCGGCTCGGCCGCACCGACCTGCGCTTCTTTGACCCGGGCGTGGCCCGCACCGACCCGGTGGGGATGAGCTTCGGGCAGCCCCGCCGCGACCAGCGGCCCACCCTGCCGCTGCCGGTCCCGCCCACGCCGCGGCCGCCCGTCGAGGCCCGCGGCGCGCTGCCCCTGGCGGTCGACGCGCACCGCTGA
- a CDS encoding 3-hydroxyacyl-CoA dehydrogenase family protein — protein MAREFTSVGVVGLGTMGAGIVEVFARNGIDVVAVEISAAAVERGRATLTGSTDRAVAKGKLAEADRDALLARVDWQVGLDALHSVDLVIEAVPEHLDLKQRIFAELDRVCKPEAILATNTSSLSVTEISVATTRPNQVIGIHFFNPAPVMKLVEVVRTVVTSADVVADVEALCERLGKVDVTISDRAGFIANALLFGYLNHAVSMFESRYATREDIDAAMKLGCGLPMGPLALMDLIGLDTAYEILDTMYRRGGRDRRHAPVPLIKQMVTAGLLGRKSGRGFYTYERPGSPVVVPDEHTPVTTGAALADGARAIAKVGVVGSGTMATGIIEVFAKAGYEVISVTRGAEKSAKVCEAVKTSLNKGVVRGKLSEEDRDAALGRVTWSATLDHLADVDLVVEAVIEELSVKKALFASLDEICKPGVVLATTTSSLPVIDVAMATQRPADVIGLHFFNPAPIMPLVEIVQTIRTSAETSATARAVCAALGKTGVVCGDRSGFIVNALLFPYLNDAVKMLEASYSTADDIDYAMKLGCGYPMGPFELLDVVGLDVSLAIQRELYLELREPGFAPAPLLEHLVTAGYLGRKSGRGFRDHTKR, from the coding sequence GTGGCGCGCGAGTTCACCAGTGTGGGTGTGGTGGGTCTGGGCACCATGGGTGCCGGCATCGTCGAGGTGTTCGCCCGCAACGGCATCGACGTGGTGGCCGTCGAGATCTCCGCGGCCGCCGTGGAGCGCGGCCGGGCCACCCTCACCGGCTCGACGGACCGGGCGGTCGCCAAGGGCAAGCTCGCCGAGGCCGACCGCGACGCGCTGCTGGCCCGGGTGGACTGGCAGGTCGGGCTGGACGCCCTGCACTCGGTGGACCTGGTGATCGAGGCGGTGCCCGAGCACCTGGACCTGAAGCAGCGGATCTTCGCCGAGCTGGACCGGGTCTGCAAGCCCGAGGCGATCCTGGCCACCAACACCTCCTCGCTGAGCGTCACCGAGATCTCGGTCGCCACCACCCGGCCGAACCAGGTCATCGGCATCCACTTCTTCAACCCGGCGCCGGTCATGAAGCTGGTCGAGGTGGTCCGCACCGTGGTCACCTCCGCCGACGTGGTGGCCGACGTGGAGGCGCTCTGCGAGCGGCTCGGCAAGGTCGACGTCACCATCAGCGACCGGGCCGGGTTCATCGCCAACGCGCTGCTCTTCGGCTACCTCAACCACGCGGTGAGCATGTTCGAGTCCCGCTACGCCACCCGCGAGGACATCGACGCCGCCATGAAGCTCGGCTGCGGCCTGCCCATGGGCCCGCTCGCGCTGATGGACCTGATCGGCCTCGACACCGCGTACGAGATCCTGGACACCATGTACCGGCGCGGCGGCCGCGACCGCCGGCACGCCCCGGTGCCGCTGATCAAGCAGATGGTCACGGCCGGCCTGCTCGGCCGGAAGTCCGGCCGCGGTTTCTACACCTACGAGCGGCCGGGCTCCCCGGTGGTCGTACCCGACGAGCACACCCCGGTGACCACGGGCGCCGCGCTCGCCGACGGCGCCCGGGCGATTGCCAAGGTCGGCGTCGTCGGCTCCGGGACCATGGCCACCGGCATCATCGAGGTCTTCGCCAAGGCCGGCTACGAGGTCATCTCGGTGACCCGGGGCGCGGAGAAGTCCGCCAAGGTCTGCGAGGCGGTCAAGACCTCGCTGAACAAGGGCGTGGTGCGGGGCAAGCTGAGCGAGGAGGACCGGGACGCCGCGCTCGGCCGGGTCACCTGGTCGGCCACCCTCGACCACCTGGCCGACGTCGACCTGGTCGTCGAGGCGGTGATCGAGGAGCTGAGCGTCAAGAAGGCCCTGTTCGCCAGCCTCGACGAGATCTGCAAGCCGGGCGTCGTGCTGGCTACCACCACCTCGTCGCTGCCGGTGATCGACGTGGCGATGGCCACCCAGCGGCCCGCCGACGTGATCGGCCTGCACTTCTTCAACCCGGCGCCGATCATGCCGCTGGTGGAGATCGTGCAGACCATCCGCACCTCGGCGGAGACCAGCGCCACCGCCCGGGCGGTGTGCGCGGCGCTGGGCAAGACCGGCGTGGTCTGCGGCGACCGGTCCGGCTTCATCGTCAACGCGCTGCTCTTCCCGTACCTGAACGACGCGGTGAAGATGCTGGAGGCCAGCTACTCGACGGCCGACGACATCGACTACGCCATGAAGCTCGGCTGCGGTTACCCCATGGGCCCGTTCGAGCTGCTCGACGTGGTCGGCCTGGACGTCTCGCTGGCCATCCAGCGCGAGCTCTACCTGGAGCTGCGCGAGCCGGGCTTCGCCCCCGCGCCGCTGCTGGAGCACCTGGTCACCGCCGGCTACCTGGGCCGCAAGAGCGGCCGCGGTTTCCGCGACCACACGAAGCGCTGA
- a CDS encoding SigE family RNA polymerase sigma factor, producing MTFEEYVGSRGPALLRLARLLTGDAHRAEDLTQDVLARAYVHWRKIARADRPDVYVRRMLVNANTSWWRRRSSRELAVDTFTERPERGDLGGEAADRDEMWRLIRALPDRQRAVLVLRYYEDLDDATIAQVLDCSPVTVRTHAMRALAHLRERCGVPTTKGSRP from the coding sequence GTGACCTTCGAGGAGTACGTCGGCAGCCGCGGCCCGGCCCTCTTGCGCCTGGCCCGGCTGCTGACCGGCGACGCGCACCGCGCCGAGGACCTGACCCAGGACGTCCTGGCCCGTGCGTACGTGCACTGGCGGAAGATCGCCCGGGCCGACCGGCCCGACGTGTACGTGCGGCGGATGCTGGTCAACGCCAACACGTCGTGGTGGCGCCGGCGGTCCAGCCGGGAGCTGGCCGTGGACACCTTCACCGAGCGGCCCGAGCGGGGTGACCTCGGCGGTGAGGCGGCCGACCGGGACGAGATGTGGCGGCTGATCCGCGCCCTGCCCGACCGCCAGCGTGCCGTGCTGGTGCTGCGCTACTACGAGGACCTGGACGACGCGACCATCGCCCAGGTCCTCGACTGCTCGCCGGTCACCGTCCGCACCCACGCGATGCGGGCGCTCGCCCACCTCCGGGAGCGCTGCGGCGTCCCGACGACCAAGGGGAGCCGGCCGTGA
- a CDS encoding aldehyde dehydrogenase family protein, with the protein MTAVRVPGTPLIEDGRLVSTSPATGEEAGRLPVATEADVRAAVERARAAGDWWAGLGFAGRRDRLLRWRGVLARRMEELADLVHTEGGKPVGDAVVEILTAVEHIDWAARNARRVLGPRRVRSRLILAEFTGHLEYQPYGVVGVIGPWNYPVFTPIGSAAYALAAGNAVVFKPSEYTPAVGQWLVDRFAEVVPEQPVFQAVHGLGDVGAALCRSGVAKLAFTGSTATAKKVMAACAETLTPVLLEAGGKDAMIVDSDADLDAAAEACVWGALTNAGQTCIGIERVYAVDQVFDAFVDKVVTKAGRLTVGPDGADIGPITMPSQVDVIRRHIDDAVARGGRPVLGGPDAVQPPYVHPTVLVDVPEDSAAVREETFGPTLTVNRVRDVDEAVERANALSYGLGGSVFGRKRAVAVARRLRSGMASVNSALTFAGMSTLPFGGVGDSGFGRIHGEDGLREFGRAKSVTRRRARSLLPSMTFERTPADVARLVKAAKLMYGRGR; encoded by the coding sequence ATGACGGCTGTGCGTGTCCCGGGGACCCCGCTCATCGAGGACGGTCGACTGGTGTCGACGAGCCCGGCGACCGGCGAGGAGGCCGGACGGCTCCCGGTGGCGACCGAGGCGGACGTACGGGCCGCGGTGGAGCGGGCCCGCGCCGCCGGCGACTGGTGGGCCGGGCTGGGCTTCGCCGGCCGGCGCGACCGGCTGCTGCGCTGGCGCGGCGTGCTCGCCCGCCGGATGGAGGAGCTGGCCGACCTGGTGCACACCGAGGGCGGCAAGCCGGTCGGCGACGCCGTGGTGGAGATCCTCACCGCGGTGGAGCACATCGACTGGGCCGCCCGCAACGCCCGCCGGGTGCTCGGGCCGCGCCGGGTCCGCTCCCGGCTGATCCTCGCCGAGTTCACCGGCCACCTGGAATACCAGCCGTACGGGGTGGTCGGCGTGATCGGCCCCTGGAACTACCCCGTCTTCACGCCCATCGGCTCCGCCGCGTACGCCCTGGCCGCCGGGAACGCGGTGGTGTTCAAGCCCAGCGAGTACACCCCGGCCGTCGGGCAGTGGCTGGTGGACCGGTTCGCCGAGGTGGTGCCGGAGCAGCCCGTCTTCCAGGCGGTGCACGGGCTCGGCGACGTGGGTGCGGCGCTGTGCCGCTCCGGCGTGGCCAAGCTGGCCTTCACCGGCTCGACCGCCACCGCCAAGAAGGTCATGGCCGCCTGTGCCGAGACGCTCACCCCGGTGCTGCTGGAGGCGGGCGGCAAGGACGCCATGATCGTGGACAGCGACGCCGACCTCGACGCCGCCGCCGAGGCGTGCGTCTGGGGCGCGCTGACCAACGCCGGCCAGACCTGCATCGGCATCGAACGGGTCTACGCGGTCGACCAGGTCTTCGACGCCTTCGTCGACAAGGTGGTGACGAAGGCCGGCCGGCTCACCGTCGGCCCCGACGGCGCCGACATCGGCCCCATCACCATGCCGTCCCAGGTCGACGTCATCCGCCGGCACATCGACGACGCGGTGGCCCGCGGCGGCCGGCCGGTGCTCGGCGGCCCCGACGCGGTCCAGCCGCCGTACGTGCACCCGACCGTGCTTGTCGACGTGCCCGAGGACTCGGCCGCGGTGCGCGAGGAGACCTTCGGGCCGACGCTCACCGTCAACCGGGTCCGCGACGTGGACGAGGCCGTCGAGCGGGCCAACGCCCTGTCGTACGGTCTCGGCGGTTCGGTCTTCGGCCGCAAGCGGGCCGTGGCCGTCGCGCGGCGCCTGCGCTCCGGGATGGCCTCGGTCAACTCGGCGCTGACCTTCGCCGGCATGTCCACCCTGCCGTTCGGCGGTGTGGGCGACTCCGGCTTCGGCCGCATCCACGGCGAGGACGGGCTGCGCGAGTTCGGCCGGGCCAAGTCGGTCACCCGCCGCCGGGCCCGGTCGCTGCTGCCGTCGATGACCTTCGAGCGCACGCCGGCGGACGTCGCCCGCCTGGTCAAGGCCGCCAAGCTGATGTACGGCCGGGGCCGCTGA